The segment CACGACGCGGATGATGGTGGCGGCCTTCGTCACGCCCAGCGCGTAGGAGGCTTCGCGCAGCTCGTTCGGCACGAGCCGCAGCATTTCCTCGGTGTTGCGCACGACGATCGGGGTCATGAGCACCACCAGTGCGATCGCGCCGGCGAAACCGTTCTTGAACTGGGCTTGCCCGAACAGTGCCTGGTTGATCATGGGGATCATCGCGGCAGCGAACAGGCCGGCCACGATGGAGGGGATGCCGGTCATGATGTCGACCATGAAGGTGATGACCCGCTTGAGCTTACCCTTGCCGTATTCAACCAGATAGACCGCGGTCAGCACGCCAAGCGGGACCGAGATCAGCGCGGCCACGCCCGTGATGAGGAGGGTGCCGACGACGGCGTGCCCGGCACCCGTCACCGAGTCCGGCATAGACTGGCCGAAGGTGGTGGCGGTGAAGAAGCCGGAGGCGGACATGCGCGACCAGCCCTGCACCAGCACCGTCCACAGCAGCGACAGGAGCGGGATGACGGCGGCCACGAAGGCGCCGACGATCATCGACGTCATGAGGCGGTCGGTGCCGTAGCGCCGGCCCTCGACCCCGAAGCCTGCAGCGACGACGATCAGGGTGTAGGCGGCCAGGAAGATGACGACGCCGACGACGCCGGCGTGGAAGATGCGCGCGCCAAGGACGCCCAGGACCGCGGAGGCGGCGAGGGCCGCTGCCGTGAACCACGCGGGCAGTTGTTTCTGGGGGGTGGCTACCATGACACTCATGCATTCGCTCCTGAGAACTCGGCGTAGCGGGCAACGATCGCGCGGGCGATGAAGTTGACCACGAACGTGATGACGAACAGGATCAGGCCAAGCGCGATGAGGAAGTCAGATTCGATGCCGGAGGCTTCGGGGAAGCGCAGGGCAATCTGTGAGGCGATTGTGGAGTGCTGGCCGGGGCTCATGAGCTTGAAGTTAATCATCATTCCCGGCGAGAGCACCATGAGCAGCGCCATCGTCTCGCCGAGTGCGCGGCCGAGACCCAGCATGGAGGCCGAGACGATGCCCGAACGTCCGTGCGGGAGCACCACCATCTTGATCATCTCCCAGCGGGTGGCTCCCAGCGCGAGGGAGGCCTCCTCCTGCAGGCGCGGGGTCTGGACGAAGACCTCGCGGGAGAGGGAGGTGATGATCGGCAGGATCATGATCGCGAGGATGACCGCGCCCATGAGGATGTTGCGTGCTGGCGGCACGAAGGCCGCGGCGGTACCGTCGGGGAACCATTCGTAGTGCTCAGCCAGCCAGGACAACCCGGGCAGGCCACCCTCCCAGGCCCCGTCAGGGCCCGCCTTGCCGCTCAGGAAGGTGAAGATCGGGGTCAGGATGTCCGAGATCCAGGTAAAGACAGGGCGCATCAGCGGTTCGAGCGTCCACATGCCCCACAGGCCGAAAACCACGGAGGGTATCGCGGCCAGGAGGTCAATGACGTAACCGAAGATCGCGGCCAGCTTGCGCGGGGCGTAGTGGGAGATGAACAGCGCGATCCCCACCGCGAAGGGCACCGCGATAAACAGTGCGATGATTGCCGCCAACAGCGTGCCAAAGACGGTCGTCCCGGCGAACTGCCAGAAGTTCTGGCCGCGGGCAAAGCCCACTTCCTCGACGATCTCCTCGCTCGGCGTGATGAGCACGTTGCCCGAGGACAACAGGAGAAAGATAAAGACGGCGGCCAGCAGGGCGAGGATGCTGATTCCGGAAAGGTTGGAGATCTCGCGGAAGATCCGATCGCCATAACGAGCCCGGCCCGACGGTGGAGTTAGCGCTCCTGTCGGGGCCGGAGCGACGTCCTTGGCCGTCTGATCAGCCGGCTCACCGGCCGACTCTATAGTTTGTAACACCACAGCTCCGATCCTGATGTGGGCCAGCCCCGAGGGGCTGGCCCACACCGGTCAACTCTTAGTTGGTCTTGATCTGGTCGACCGCGGCCATAACCTGCTTGCGCAGGGTATCCGAGATCGGGGCGTTACCGCCGTTAGCTTCCGCGGCGATCTTCTGCCCGTCCTGGGAGGCCATGTAGGTGAAGTACTCCTTGACGACGCTCGCGGTATCGGCGTTGTCGTAGTGGGTGCAGGCCACCAGGTAGGAGACCAGGACGACCGGGTAGGCGCCCTTGACGGAGCCGTCGCGCTTGAGGTCGACCGTCAGGATGCGGTCGGTGGCGTCGGGGGCCGGGGCGGAGTTGTCGACGATGGCGGCAGCGGCCTCGGGCGAGTACGCGAGGAAGTCGCCGGCGACCTCGACGGCGACGGTCCCGAGATCACCGATCTGGGAGGCGTCTGCGTAGGTGATGGCGCCAGGGGTGGAGCTGACGAGGTTGACCACACCGGAGGTCTTCTCGGCGGACTGGGTGCCCGTGATCGGCCACGTGTCCTCGGGCTTGTAGTCCCACTCGCCGGAGGACTCGACCAGGTACTGCTGGAAGTTCTTGGAGGTGCCGGAGTCGTCGGCGCGGTTGACCGGGATGATCGGCATGTCGGGCAGCTTGACGCCGTCGTTCAGCTTCGCGATCGCCGGATCGTTCCAGTTGGTGATCTCCTGCTTGAAGATCTTGGCGATGACGTCAGCCGACATGTTGACCGAGTCGATGCCATCCAGGTTGAAGGCGATGGCGATCGGGGAAATGTAGAGCGGAACCTCGATCGGGCTCTCGCCGCCACAACGCTCGGTGGCGGCCGCGACCTCGTCCTCCTTCAGCGCCGAGTCGGTGCCGGCGTAGTCGACCTTACCGGCGAGGAACTGCTCGCGGCCGGTGCCCGAGCCGGTGGCGTCGTAGTTGACGACGGCGCCCGTGGCGGCGGTGAAGTTGTCGCGCCAAGCCTGCTGGGCGTTGACCTGCGACGACGCACCCGAACCGTTGATGGTGCCGGAGAGCGAGCCGGACGACTGGGTGCCCGACGTGGAGGCGGCTCCGGGCCCCGTGCTCTCCCCGTTGCCGGCGCCGCTCGAGCAGGCGGCGAGAACGAGCGAAAGTGAAAGGGCAAGGCCGGCAGCTGCGCGGTGACGTGCAATCTTCACAGTATCCATCCTTTAATGTAGAACTTGAGGGAGAACTCCCTGAGTTCAACGCTAAGAGGGCTACCTTTCCGCGCAGCACACGCCCGGTGAACGTGAGGTGAACTGCCTGTAGATTACTTCACACCCGCCGGCGCCCGGCCTGGTGGACTCAACGCTCCGCACGCCGCTCACATCGCGGGCCGGATCTTTTCGAACGCGACGACGACGCACTCGCCCTTCTTCTTCGCCACGTGCACCACCATGATCTCCCCCGTCCTCAGCCACGGGTCCTTCCCCGGCAGCTGGCGGCGCAGCCGAGGCGGGGTGACGTCGCCCAGGACCTCCAGCGCGGTGGGCAGGGTGGGCCTGTGCACGCACACCACCGCCGGCTCTCCCGCACACAGAACCCGGCCCAGGGCCGCAGCCGTCTTCTTCGGCTTCCTCGCGTGGGATGCCTCGGTCAACTCCTCGCGCTCGTCAACGCCCACGCCGGTTGCCTTCGCGTACGGGGCCACGGTGTCCACGCACCGCTTCCACGGCGAGCTCACCACCTTCTCCACCCCGTACGCTGCCAGTAGCGCCACCAGGCGTTTGGCCCGCGCCTGCCCCGTCTTCGTCAGCGGCCGAGTCTGCTCCGGACCCTTGTGAACCGAACGCTTAGTCGCCCGCGCATGACGCGCGATGAGCACCGGCGTCGTGCACGCCAGCCCGCGATTGTCCAGATCCGTGAGGTGGTCGAGCATCTTGCGATCGCCCTTCCGGGTGAGAAGCTTGTGGGCCGCCTTGACGGTGACCCAGCGCACGTCGTCAATCTCCTTCTTCGACGCCGGATGCGCCTTGCGCCGGGCCGCGAGCGCCGGATGCCCCTTCCGGGCGACCGTCGCCGCCCAGTAGCGCACCTCCTTGCTCTTGCCACCACCGACCGTGTAATGCTGCCAGCCGAGCGGGGCGCCGAGCACGACGTCGTGACCGGTCTCCTCCTTCATCTCCCGGATGCAGCACTCGTGTAGCGTCTCCTCGCCCTTGACCTTTCCCTTCGGGAAAGACCAGTCCTTCCACGTGGGACGGTGGACGATGAGAACCTCCAGCCTGTGGGAGCGCCGGCGCCAAATGACGGCGCCGGCGGCCCTGATATCAACCGACACGCGCGACCCCTAGCGGTGGTCCACCACTGTCGCGCGGGCGCGAGCCATCAGCTCCTCCTGGGTGTCAACCAGCAGGTTACCCTCGGCGTCGCGGGTGGTGTGCACCCAGCCGTCGGCCGTCATGCGCCACGAACGCACCTCGTCCGACGTCGCCCTGCGAACCATCTCAATGAGGAACTCTTTCTGATCCGGCTCCACGATCCTGATCAGCGCCTCAATACGGCGATCAAGGTTGCGGTGCATGAGGTCGGCCGAGCCGATCCAGACCTCCGGATCGTCGTCGTTGCAAAACGCGTACACGCGCGAGTGCTCGAGGTAACGACCCAAGATGGAGCGGACGTTGATGTTCTCCGACATGCCCGGGATGCCCGCCCGCAGGCAGCAAATCCCGCGCACCTGGATGTCGATCGGCACGCCCGCCTGCGAGGCGCGGTAGAGGGCGTCGATCAGCCGCTCGTCCACCAGCGAGTTCGCCTTGAAGCAGATCCACGCGTTCTTGCCCGCCTCCTTGTTCGCCACCTCGCGCTCGATACGGTCGATGAGGCCCGAGCGGATACCCGTGGGCGCCACCAACAGGCGATGAAACTTCACCTTCGGGGCGTAGCCGGACAGCTGGTTGAACAGGCGCGTGGCGTCCTGGCCGACGTCGCGGTCGCACGTGAACAGGCCCAGGTCCTCATACCCGCGGGCCGTTTTCGGGTTGTAATTACCCGTGCCCACGTGGACGTAGCGGCGCAGCCCGTCCTCTTCTTGGCGCACGACGAGCGAGAGCTTGCAGTGCGTCTTCAGGCCCACGATTCCGTAGACCACGTGCACACCCGCCTGCTCCAGTTTGCGCGCCCACTCGATGTTGTTCTCCTCGTCAAAGCGGGCCTTGATCTCCACCACCGCGAGCACCTGCTTACCCGAGTTCGCCGCCCGGATAAGGGCGTCCACGATCGGGGAGTCGCCCGAGGTGCGGTAGAGGGTCTGCTTGATCGCCAGCACCTTCGGGTCATCCGCGGCCTGGCGGATGAAGTGCTGGACCGACGTCGAGAAGGACTCGTAAGGGTGATGAACCAGGATCTCGCGGCGGCGGATCGCGGCGAAGATGTCCGCGGCGCGGGAGGACTCCACGTCCGAGATTCCGCGGGCCGTGACCGGCACGAACTTCTTGAACTTCAGCTGCGGGCGGTCCAGGTCGTGGATGACGTTGAGGCCCGTCAGGTCCAGCGGGGCCGGCAGGTGGAGCACGTTCTCTTCGCGCACGCCCAGTTCGCGGGTGAGCATCTGCAAAACGCGCTTCGAGATGTCGTTTTCAACCTCGAGGCGCACGGCCGGGCCGAAACGACGGCGCAGGAGTTCCTTCTCGAGCGCCTTGAGGAGGTTTTCGGCGTCGTCCTCCTCCACCTCAAGATCCTCGTTACGGGTGACGCGGAACGTGGAGTAGTCCACCACCTCCATGCCCGGGAACAGCGCCTCCAGGTGGACGCCGATCACTTCCTCCAGCGGGATGTAGGAAGTCTTGCCCTGCTCGTCCGCCGGCACGTCCTCCGGGCGGTAGGGGCGCCCCTCGGAGTCCACCGCGATGAAGCGCGGCAGCAGCTGGGGGACCTTCACTCGGGCGAAGAGCTCCTTGTCCGTCTTCGGGTTGCGTACCAGCACCGCCAGGTTCAGCGACAGGCCCGAGATGTAGGGGAATGGGTGGGCCGGGTCCACCGCCAGCGGGGTCAGCACCGGGAAGATCTGCTTGCGGAAGAACTTCGAGAGGCGATCCTTCTCGGTCTGGCCCAGGTCCGACCAATGCTGGATCACGATCCCGACCTCGGCCAGCTTCGGCTGAACGTCCTCAGCAAAAACGCGGGCGTGGCGCTCCTGAAGCTCCTTGGTGCGGGCCGTGATCCCCTCCAGCACCTGACGCGGGGTCAAGCCGGATGCCTTCGTCACCGCCATCCCCGTGGCGATGCGGCGCATGAGGCCGGCCACGCGGACCATGTAAAACTCGTCGAGGTTCGAGGCGAAGATCGCCAAGAACCACGCCCGCTCCAGCACCGGCAGCGTCTGGTCCTCCGCCTGCTCCAGCACGCGCTCATTGAACGCCAGCCAGGACAGTTCTCGGTCGAGGAAGCGCCCCTCGGGCAGAACGCCAAGGTGGGCGGGGTTTGGTTCGGCGTCAGGCTGATTCCGGCGTTCCTCGGCGACCTCGGCCTCGCGCACGAGCCGCTCGGCCTCCTCCACAAGCGCCGCGGTGGACACGGACGCGCCCAGCCGCATCTCTTGGACGCGGGCACGCAGGTTTGCCATCTCCTGCGAGGAGAGCTCACCGGCCTCCTCGTCCTCGTCAAGGAAGTCCTGGATCGCACCCTCGGCGACATCGCCGAAATCAAGGTGGTCACTAGGTGTGGATTCCACGAGAGCGGAATCGTCGTCAAAGTATTCGTCGCTCATATCCGAATCGTCTCAGATCTAGTGTGGGAGGATCAACACCCCCGCTTGGCAGGGGTCGGGGCCCGCCGGTTGCGCTGACCCCAACTACATCTTAGACGAGGATGGGCGCCCGCGCGGGGCGGCGGGTTCGTCGCTACGCGTTCGCCCGTTAGTCGAGTGCGCCGCGAAGCAGGCGCTCGCCGGCGAGGCGGAATTCCTCGGCGGTGCGGAGCATGGCGGTGTCGCGGCGGGTGACCTCGGTGGCGAGCGGGTGATCGTCGGAGGCGATCCAGGTGGGCTGGACGCGGCCGAGGAAGTCCGTCAGGCGCGCGGATGCCCGCAGGACCGCCGCGAAGTCGCCGGTGAAGTTCCCCTTGAACACCTCGTCCCACAGGGCACGAACCTCGCGCGGCGTGGCCACCTGCTCCAGCTTCTCAGGCTCTTCTTCCCCCACCGCGAGGCGGGCCGCGCCGTAGCGTTCCTCAGCCTCCTGCGGGAAGCGGCGGACCCACTCCGCGAGCAGGAATCCGCGCCACAGCACGCCCGGTAGCGATTCCTCGGGCGAACTCACCCACGACTCCGCGATCGTGTCCACGCCCTCGTCGGCGATCAGCGCGAGCACCCGGTCGCGCACCTCCGGGTCCTCCCCGTGAACGCGCCCCAGCGGCACGATCGCCTGCGCCGAGGTGTGGGCAAGCTCGGAAGTAGCGGCCGTGTCCGCGCCCCCTTCAATCATCTCCACCTGCTCGGGTTTGAGCTGTGCGGGCCTACGTGGTGTTGACATGACGACCTCCTTGCGTTGTCCTTCTATTGTCCCCCAGATCAGGGCTGATGTGGGAAGAAAGAGGAAAGTCATGCCGGTGGCAAGCAGGCGTGATCGCGTTCGGGACTATTCTGCGGGCGCTGTGGGCGACGTGCCTGCGGGCGCTGTGGGCGACGTGCCTGCGGGCGCTGTGGGCGACGTGCATTAACGGCTTTCCCAATTAAGGTGCAGTTTAGGTGGAATTCGCTGACCTTGAGTAGTGCGGGAGCGACCGGCACAACTCAGGAATCTGGGGCCAACCAGGCCCGTATAGCCACCGGCAGTCGGTATATTCAAGAGAAGTGTCGGGCACCGACACAACTCAGGAATCTGGAGCCAACCAGGCCCATATAGGCACCGGCAGTCGGTATATTCAAGAGAAGTGTCGGGCGGTAGGCCAAATCCTCAAGTGAAGTGTCGGGGCCTTCCCGATGCTGCGGTAGTACGCATCCATCATGGAAAGATCCCGACCCTTTTCACTAACCCCACACCCTCACACCCCCCGATGCGCCTTTAACTGGGAAGATAACTGGGAAGAGCCACATTAACGGGGACACGATCGCCGCACTATACGTGCATGTAGGATTTGACCCTGCCCGGTGGTATTTCCTCCCGCCGGAAGGCAAGACGATTGCGGAACTCATCCCCGAGCGTCGAGTCTGTCAGGGTGAGTACCCCAAATAAGAGGGGAGTGTGGTAGGCCCCGTGGGACTCGAACCCACAACCTACGGATTAAAAGTCCGCTGCTCTGACCAATTGAGCTAGAGGCCCGCGCTGGCGCGCTGTTGGTTGAGCGCCTACGGCGCCGCCACCCAACGCGCAAAGTCTACCCCGCTCAGCGCCCGCGGAAAAATCGTCACGGCGCGCCAGGGGCAGACGGCAGACGCGCGCCGGGGCAGTCAAAGCCACCGCATCCGCATCGGCGTTAACGGCCGGCCCGCCCCGCGGCTGCGCCGCGGCGCCGGCGCGGGGTCCAGGTCACCAGCATGACGGCCACGGTAATCAGCACGAGTCCCCCGAGTTCACCCAGCGTAGGGATCTGGCGCAACACGATCATGCCGACGATCAGGGAGGTCGCCGGGTAGAGCGCCCCGAGCAGGGCGAACGTGCCAGCGGGGATCTTCGTCAGGACGAACAGCTCCAGCGCATAGGGCACTACCGAGGAAAACACACCCACGGCGACCATGAGGGCGAGCAGCTTCGGGTTCGTGGCAATGACCGCAAAATCGGGGATCGCCAACCACACGAACGCGAGCGCCCCGATGCTCATGCCCACCGCGAGGGAGTCGGTGCCCCGCCCGGCGCGCGCCACCTTCGACCCGATCCACATGTAGACGGCCCAGGCTCCGCCCGCCGCGATCGCCAGGATCACGCCGGCGAGCACACCCGGCGCCGAGACATCCACCCCGACCCACGAGATCGCGAACACCCCGCAAAGCGCGAGCACAATCCCGGTCCAGATCCGCCAGCCGCGGCCGGTCACCGCCGCGAGGATCACCGGACCGAGGTACTCGAGCGCCACGGCCGTGCCGAGGGGGATCCGCGCGATCGCCTCGTAGAACACCACGTTCATCGTCACCAGCGCCAGCCCGTAAACGGCCGCCAGCCCAAGCCGACGCCGCCCGAGCTCACTACGGAGGTCGAGCCTCGGGCGTCGCCACATCAGCATCACGACGGCGGCCACCGCCACGCGTCCCCACGCCACGGCACCCACCGCCGCCACCGCAAAGAGTGTCACCGCAATCGAGGCGCCGAGGTATTGGATGAGGCCCGCCGCGATGAGGATGCCGGGGGCGGCCGAGCGCATGGAAGTGTCGGTGAAGTTCAGGCTCCCGGTCAGCCGCCTCGCGTCCCGGTCGCCCCACCGCCCCTCTGACTTAGCCATAGAAAATCGCCGCCACGATAACAAGCATAGGCATAGATGCGAGCGCGCTGGCAACGCCGGCGTCGCGGACCAAGGCCACCCCCGCCTCGTAGCGGTGTGCGATCGCGAAGAGGTTGTTGGCGGTGGGGAAGACGGACACGACCATCGCGGCCAGCAGCTGTGTGCCCTGCAGGCCCAGCGCCATGGCGATCACAAACGTGATGATCGGCGACAGCAGGACGCGGAACCCGACCGACGCCACCACCGGCACCGCTTCCTTACCCCGGCGCAGTTTCGCCGAGGCAAGCGAGACGCCCATCGCGATCATCATGACGGGCACCG is part of the Trueperella abortisuis genome and harbors:
- the pstA gene encoding phosphate ABC transporter permease PstA; this translates as MSVMVATPQKQLPAWFTAAALAASAVLGVLGARIFHAGVVGVVIFLAAYTLIVVAAGFGVEGRRYGTDRLMTSMIVGAFVAAVIPLLSLLWTVLVQGWSRMSASGFFTATTFGQSMPDSVTGAGHAVVGTLLITGVAALISVPLGVLTAVYLVEYGKGKLKRVITFMVDIMTGIPSIVAGLFAAAMIPMINQALFGQAQFKNGFAGAIALVVLMTPIVVRNTEEMLRLVPNELREASYALGVTKAATIIRVVLRTAVSGIISGIFIAIARIIGESAPLMITAGTTDFYNYNIFQNQMYTLPVYVYNQYVSGNSAEAWAGALLLILVVLLLNLLARWIAKRFAPKGEK
- the pstC gene encoding phosphate ABC transporter permease subunit PstC — translated: MLQTIESAGEPADQTAKDVAPAPTGALTPPSGRARYGDRIFREISNLSGISILALLAAVFIFLLLSSGNVLITPSEEIVEEVGFARGQNFWQFAGTTVFGTLLAAIIALFIAVPFAVGIALFISHYAPRKLAAIFGYVIDLLAAIPSVVFGLWGMWTLEPLMRPVFTWISDILTPIFTFLSGKAGPDGAWEGGLPGLSWLAEHYEWFPDGTAAAFVPPARNILMGAVILAIMILPIITSLSREVFVQTPRLQEEASLALGATRWEMIKMVVLPHGRSGIVSASMLGLGRALGETMALLMVLSPGMMINFKLMSPGQHSTIASQIALRFPEASGIESDFLIALGLILFVITFVVNFIARAIVARYAEFSGANA
- the pstS gene encoding phosphate ABC transporter substrate-binding protein PstS; translated protein: MDTVKIARHRAAAGLALSLSLVLAACSSGAGNGESTGPGAASTSGTQSSGSLSGTINGSGASSQVNAQQAWRDNFTAATGAVVNYDATGSGTGREQFLAGKVDYAGTDSALKEDEVAAATERCGGESPIEVPLYISPIAIAFNLDGIDSVNMSADVIAKIFKQEITNWNDPAIAKLNDGVKLPDMPIIPVNRADDSGTSKNFQQYLVESSGEWDYKPEDTWPITGTQSAEKTSGVVNLVSSTPGAITYADASQIGDLGTVAVEVAGDFLAYSPEAAAAIVDNSAPAPDATDRILTVDLKRDGSVKGAYPVVLVSYLVACTHYDNADTASVVKEYFTYMASQDGQKIAAEANGGNAPISDTLRKQVMAAVDQIKTN
- a CDS encoding NUDIX hydrolase; protein product: MSVDIRAAGAVIWRRRSHRLEVLIVHRPTWKDWSFPKGKVKGEETLHECCIREMKEETGHDVVLGAPLGWQHYTVGGGKSKEVRYWAATVARKGHPALAARRKAHPASKKEIDDVRWVTVKAAHKLLTRKGDRKMLDHLTDLDNRGLACTTPVLIARHARATKRSVHKGPEQTRPLTKTGQARAKRLVALLAAYGVEKVVSSPWKRCVDTVAPYAKATGVGVDEREELTEASHARKPKKTAAALGRVLCAGEPAVVCVHRPTLPTALEVLGDVTPPRLRRQLPGKDPWLRTGEIMVVHVAKKKGECVVVAFEKIRPAM
- a CDS encoding RNA degradosome polyphosphate kinase; this encodes MSDEYFDDDSALVESTPSDHLDFGDVAEGAIQDFLDEDEEAGELSSQEMANLRARVQEMRLGASVSTAALVEEAERLVREAEVAEERRNQPDAEPNPAHLGVLPEGRFLDRELSWLAFNERVLEQAEDQTLPVLERAWFLAIFASNLDEFYMVRVAGLMRRIATGMAVTKASGLTPRQVLEGITARTKELQERHARVFAEDVQPKLAEVGIVIQHWSDLGQTEKDRLSKFFRKQIFPVLTPLAVDPAHPFPYISGLSLNLAVLVRNPKTDKELFARVKVPQLLPRFIAVDSEGRPYRPEDVPADEQGKTSYIPLEEVIGVHLEALFPGMEVVDYSTFRVTRNEDLEVEEDDAENLLKALEKELLRRRFGPAVRLEVENDISKRVLQMLTRELGVREENVLHLPAPLDLTGLNVIHDLDRPQLKFKKFVPVTARGISDVESSRAADIFAAIRRREILVHHPYESFSTSVQHFIRQAADDPKVLAIKQTLYRTSGDSPIVDALIRAANSGKQVLAVVEIKARFDEENNIEWARKLEQAGVHVVYGIVGLKTHCKLSLVVRQEEDGLRRYVHVGTGNYNPKTARGYEDLGLFTCDRDVGQDATRLFNQLSGYAPKVKFHRLLVAPTGIRSGLIDRIEREVANKEAGKNAWICFKANSLVDERLIDALYRASQAGVPIDIQVRGICCLRAGIPGMSENINVRSILGRYLEHSRVYAFCNDDDPEVWIGSADLMHRNLDRRIEALIRIVEPDQKEFLIEMVRRATSDEVRSWRMTADGWVHTTRDAEGNLLVDTQEELMARARATVVDHR
- a CDS encoding EamA family transporter → MAKSEGRWGDRDARRLTGSLNFTDTSMRSAAPGILIAAGLIQYLGASIAVTLFAVAAVGAVAWGRVAVAAVVMLMWRRPRLDLRSELGRRRLGLAAVYGLALVTMNVVFYEAIARIPLGTAVALEYLGPVILAAVTGRGWRIWTGIVLALCGVFAISWVGVDVSAPGVLAGVILAIAAGGAWAVYMWIGSKVARAGRGTDSLAVGMSIGALAFVWLAIPDFAVIATNPKLLALMVAVGVFSSVVPYALELFVLTKIPAGTFALLGALYPATSLIVGMIVLRQIPTLGELGGLVLITVAVMLVTWTPRRRRGAAAGRAGR